The Bradyrhizobium barranii subsp. barranii genome segment ATGATGGAGCTTCGCGGACGAGCCTTCAATGTGGACGACGCACTTTGCTGAGTCAGCAGTGCAACCCCATCAGCGGAATGGCTCGGCTCACGTCCCGGCAGGGATACCTTAGGCGTTCAGGTTCTGAACGCTATCCGAGCTTATGCGGCAGCTCCGGCATTCGGATTGAACAGCTCGCCGGTCTTAAGCATCGTATGCTTATCACCGCCAGTTTCCGTGCCACAGCCACGGCGGCTCTTTTGAAGCCGATCCTCTCCCGGAGATGCCGTCCCCACGTCCGCAGAGCGCTGTCGGTTGAGCTGCGCGTCAGAATGACCGCTGCCGCTTCATAGAGAAGCCCACGCAAATGGCGGTCGCCACGTCGGGATATATGGCCATCATAATCGACTTCTCCGGATTGGTAGCGGCGCGTTGTCAGGCCGATCCACGCGCCAACAGATCGGGATTTCCTAAAGTTGTCAGGCTCCTCAATAGCTGTGGCAAAAGAGGTTGCGGTGATCGCACCGATGCCCGGAATCGACATGAGGATGCGGCAGGCCTGACTCTCGCGCGCATCCCGAACCAACTGGCGACCGAGTTCGGCGGCGCGGATGCGAATGCCACGCCAGGCTTCCAGCATCGGAAGCACGATGGATGCAAGTCCGTCCTGATCAGCCAGAAGGTTCCGGACGTTCTCGAAGGTGCTTCCCTTTCCGGCGGGAACAAGCAGACCGAAGGTCTTCATGACGCCGCGGATCTGGTTCGAAAGCTCGGTGGTGATCCGGACCAGCCGCGTGCGCGCCGCGACAAGCGTGCGGGTCAGCATGCTGTTGAATCCCTTCACGCGCACCTCACGAAAGAACCCGACTTCCGCGAGCTGCGCCAGACCATCGGCGTCGTTCGCGTCCGTCTTGTTCGCCGCCATATCGAGCGCCGCTTTATCATGGCGCGCATCGACGCAGATCGCCGGCAATCCTTCGGTGCGCAAAGAATGATAGAACCATACCGACAGCGGTCCCGTCTCGAACACCACGCGTTTCACGGCCGGCGCCCGCTTGCGGATGAGCGCGGCGATGACACTGGGATCAGATGCACACTTGCCGCGCCAGATCCGTTCATCTGCTCGACGGATCGAGACCGCCGTCTCTTTCATCGACACATCGAGACCGATATACTCTTCCATGGCTGTTCTCCATTCGATGCTTGGGCCCGGCGTCCAGTCGTGAGCCCGTATTTCCATCCTATCGGGGAACAGCCACCCTCCAAGACTATTGATTGTCTTCAGGGCAACACGCTCCTGCGATTACCCCATGTGGACGCCCCCTCACGGCATCGCTGTGCCAAAGTGGTGTCGTTGACCATCACTTGAACGGAGGCGTCCATGTCGGAATTTAGCATAATCGCGTTGGATCTGGCGAAGAATGTGTTCCAGATGCACGGCGCGGATGCATCAGGAACCGTGCTTTTCCGCAAGAAGCTGCGCCGGGATCAGATCCTTAAATGTCTTGCCGCGCAGCCGACGTGCACGGTCGCAACGCGACTTTGCGGCATGGCTGGGGCTTACCCCGCTGCAGCGCTCCACCGGAGGCAAGCAGAAGCTCGGCAAGACGTCACGTATGGGCGAACGAACCCTGCGACGACTACTGATCATCGGCGCGAGCGCGGCCGTGCGCTGGGCAATGCGCAAAGGCTCGACAGCGGATTCTTGGCTTGCGCGCATGCTTGCCCTCAAGCCGCCCATGCTGGTGATCGTCGCCCTCGCTAACAAGATGGCGCGCATCGTCTGGGCATTGATGGCGAGAGGCGGAACCTATCGGGCTCCGGCTGCGGCGAAGTAGTTCCGCGGCAGGGACCGTGAGTGTGAGAAGGTCAACCGGAGAGTATGGCGCACGGTCACGAGACAGGAATGGGAAAACCAGATCATGGATACGCGCCTCGAGCACGCGAAGTTGAATTGGACCCGTTCCGCGAACTCCCATACGGGCCAGCGGCATGTGGCAGCCGCAACAAAAGGCCGAACACATGTCAGCGCCCGACCACGCTCCGCACTCTTCGAAAGATTCTTCTTGCACCAACGGGGGCGTCTACACATGTCCATGACGATATGGACATCGAGGCCTTCAGGAACTTGAGCATCGATCTCTTTTAAAAACTTCAAGACTCGACTGCCCGGTGGCGCTTGTAGCATTTGCCGATGACGAACCCCGAGGCGACATCGAGCGCGGCAAACAGCGTGGTCGCACCATGCCGCACATAGCTGTGCGTACGACGCTCCGGTATGCCGGGCATCATTGGCAAGACCGGCTGCTCGCGATCGAGTGCCTGAATCTGGCTTTTCTCATCGATGCTGAGGACAAGGGCTCGGTTCGGCGGGGACAGGTAAAGCCGACGATGTCGCGTGCCTTGTCGACGAGCCGCGGATCGCTCGACAACTTGAATGTCTGGCTACGGTGCGGTTGCAAGCCGAACGCCGACCACATTCGGCGGATCGTGGTGCGGGAAAAGCCAGTTTCCGCAGCCATCGAGCGGATCAACCATTGCGTCGCCTCGGCCGGCGTCGTACGCAGCGTGCGATCGATCACGGCGGCAACCTGATCGTCGTTGATGGTGCGAGGGCGGCCAGGGCGTGCCTCGTCAAGCAAGCCATCACAGCGATCCTTCAAAAATCGGCGGCGCGACTTGCCAACGGTGTGTTCGTGGAGGCCGAGTTCGGCAGCCACAGACTTGCTTGGCAAGCCATCCGCCCACCGCAGGATCGCGCGGCATCGCTCAGGAAAGCAACCGCGCAGCACGATGACGACGAACTTGCCTCTCCAAGTACGCCCGCTCCTGCGGACTCAGCACCAACGGCGCGATCGGCCGGCCTTTCCCACCTGCATTCGCCACAAGCGCTCTCCTCTCTCGAGATTCGAGCTATCAACCAATGCGACGAACTTGCGTTCCGGATGACTAGGGTCTGTACCTAAATAGCGCCACGTGATTCTCTTGCCTACGTGTTGATTCGGGGGCGAGAGAATGCGCGCTGGTTTGTTTTGGCTGAACGACAGGCAATGGGCGCGTATCGAACCGCATCTGCCGAGGGGACTGACGGGGCCGGATCGGGACGACGACCGACGCATCGTCAGCGGCATCATTCACATGCTGCAATCGGGTGCACGATGGCGTGATTGTCCACGTGAATACGGCCCTTACACGACGATCTACAATCGCTTCAATCGCTGGGCCAAGCGAGGACGATGGTGCGCAATCTTCGAAGCGCTGGCCAAGCCTGGCGAAGACGGCGTCGTACTGTCGCTCGACTCGACCTCGATTAAAGCTCACCGGTGTGCCTCCGGCGGAAAAGGGGGGAGCACAATCAAGCAATCGGCCGCTCGCGCGGAGGCCGCACGACAAAAATCCATGCGCTGAGCGATCCGCTCTGCCGGCCGGTCGTCCTGCATCTGACTCCAGGCCAGGATGCCGATATCGCTGCGGCTCCCGATGTCCTGGCGCTCGCGCCACCCATGAGCGTGCTCCTCGCCGACAAAGGGTATGATGGCGACAAGCTTCGCGGCGAAATCATTCGTCGTGGCGCCAAGCCCGTAATCCCCAATAAATCTAACCGTGTCGTCATCCATCGCTTCAACAAACGCGCCTACAAAGGACGAAATGTCATCGAACGCTGCTTTTGCAGGCT includes the following:
- a CDS encoding IS5 family transposase (programmed frameshift), whose translation is MRAGLFWLNDRQWARIEPHLPRGLTGPDRDDDRRIVSGIIHMLQSGARWRDCPREYGPYTTIYNRFNRWAKRGRWCAIFEALAKPGEDGVVLSLDSTSIKAHRCASGGKGGSTNQAIGRSRGGRTTKIHALSDPLCRPVVLHLTPGQDADIAAAPDVLALAPPMSVLLADKGYDGDKLRGEIIRRGAKPVIPNKSNRVVIHRFNKRAYKGRNVIERCFCRLKDFRRIATRYDKLARNFLAAVHLAALVAYWLN